From a region of the Hymenobacter jejuensis genome:
- a CDS encoding cytochrome c oxidase subunit II — translation MIALGILLVLVLLLVVFGLLFRLQILTSIFSGSFTRDIGVSNRVNAILMVVFLLVGGAAFAWSFADNFGKMNPPIASVHGHEMERLFWTTMIVIGIVFVLTQALLFLYSYKYQHKDGRRAFFFPHNNKIEIIWTVIPAIVMAGLIFAGWKEWTKITGPAPKDSVVVEIMGKQFNWLLRYPGRDMKLGVVNYRLIDATNEFGLDLNDKSSLDDYVFTSGEIHVPKGHPVLLKIRSRDVLHAVYMPHFRVQMYAVPGMPTKFWFTPTKTTDEMRSELGNPKFNYELACNQICGRGHFAMKMNIVVDEPEDYVAWYAQQKSFSEQNPDVLASFKQKANKPVDQEATPAAAAVVPVAAKASL, via the coding sequence ATGATTGCACTTGGTATTCTTCTGGTATTGGTGTTGCTACTGGTCGTTTTTGGCCTGTTGTTTCGCCTCCAGATTCTAACGTCCATATTTTCAGGCAGCTTTACACGTGATATTGGCGTAAGCAACCGTGTAAACGCCATTCTAATGGTTGTCTTTTTGCTAGTAGGGGGCGCTGCTTTTGCTTGGTCTTTTGCTGACAACTTTGGCAAAATGAACCCCCCCATTGCTTCAGTGCATGGACATGAGATGGAGCGATTGTTCTGGACAACAATGATTGTTATTGGCATTGTGTTCGTCCTAACGCAAGCGTTACTGTTCTTGTATTCTTACAAATACCAGCACAAAGACGGACGTCGCGCTTTCTTCTTTCCCCACAACAATAAAATTGAGATCATCTGGACGGTAATCCCAGCTATCGTTATGGCTGGTTTGATCTTCGCCGGATGGAAAGAATGGACCAAGATCACAGGGCCTGCACCTAAAGATTCTGTTGTGGTAGAAATTATGGGCAAACAGTTCAATTGGCTGTTACGCTATCCCGGTCGCGACATGAAACTAGGTGTGGTAAACTATCGCTTGATTGATGCAACCAATGAATTTGGTCTTGACTTGAATGATAAAAGCTCACTTGACGACTACGTATTCACATCAGGAGAAATCCACGTCCCGAAAGGGCATCCAGTTTTGCTAAAAATTCGCTCACGCGATGTATTACATGCTGTATACATGCCTCATTTTCGAGTGCAGATGTATGCAGTTCCAGGGATGCCAACGAAGTTTTGGTTTACTCCAACTAAAACTACGGACGAGATGCGTTCTGAACTCGGCAATCCGAAGTTCAATTACGAATTAGCCTGTAACCAAATCTGCGGACGCGGTCACTTTGCAATGAAAATGAATATTGTAGTTGACGAGCCAGAAGATTATGTGGCTTGGTACGCTCAGCAAAAATCGTTTTCAGAGCAAAATCCTGATGTGCTTGCTAGCTTTAAACAGAAGGCAAACAAACCTGTTGATCAAGAAGCTACTCCAGCCGCAGCTGCTGTAGTCCCCGTTGCTGCTAAGGCTTCGTTGTAA
- a CDS encoding cytochrome c oxidase subunit I — protein sequence MAANIPTNSQVQGGIGATEPHTEHDEHLHHDEHHEQSFLTKYVFSQDHKVIAKQFLITGIFWAIIGGTLSSLFRVQLGWPEATMEWLTPVLGKWVEAGKLNPEFYLALVTMHGTIMVFFVLTAGLSGTFSNFLIPLQVGARDMASGFMNMLSYWFFFISSMIMFLSLFLETGPASAGWTIYPPLSALPQAIPGSGAGMTMWLVSMALFIVSQLLGGVNYITTVINLRTRGMSMSKLPLTIWAFFLTAVLGLLAFPVLFSAALLLIFDRSFGTSFFLSDIYIAGQALNHTGGSPILFQHLFWFLGHPEVYIVIMPAMGMVSEILATNARKPIFGYRAMIGSLIGISLLSFVVWAHHMFVTGMNPFLGSVFMFLTLIIAVPSAVKTFNWIATLWRGNIRFTTAMMFSIGFVSLFISGGLTGIILGNAALDIQMHNTYFVVAHFHLVMGSSAFFGLFAGVYHWFPKMFGRMMDEKLGYVHFWLTFLGVYLVFLPMHYVGIAGFPRRYYAWTNFDAFSQFADLNKFISISAILAFFGQFVFIFNFFYSIFRGRRATQNPWRSSTLEWTTPVVPGHGNWPGAIPSVYRWPYDYSKPGAAEDFIPQNVPYSQTQSSNLPYERDME from the coding sequence ATGGCTGCTAATATTCCAACTAATTCTCAAGTGCAAGGTGGCATCGGGGCAACTGAGCCACATACCGAGCATGATGAGCACCTTCATCACGACGAGCATCACGAGCAAAGTTTCCTGACTAAATACGTCTTCAGTCAGGATCATAAAGTGATCGCTAAGCAATTTCTGATTACTGGTATCTTCTGGGCAATTATTGGCGGTACTCTCTCGAGCTTGTTCCGTGTTCAATTAGGTTGGCCTGAAGCTACAATGGAGTGGTTGACTCCTGTGTTGGGCAAATGGGTAGAAGCAGGGAAACTTAATCCTGAGTTTTACCTAGCTCTTGTAACCATGCACGGCACTATTATGGTGTTTTTCGTGCTAACGGCAGGTTTATCCGGTACTTTCTCCAACTTCCTGATTCCATTGCAGGTAGGCGCAAGGGATATGGCATCGGGTTTTATGAACATGCTTTCATACTGGTTTTTCTTCATATCCAGCATGATCATGTTTTTATCTCTGTTTCTAGAGACTGGACCAGCTTCAGCCGGCTGGACAATTTATCCTCCGCTAAGCGCTTTGCCTCAGGCTATACCAGGCTCAGGAGCCGGTATGACTATGTGGCTGGTGAGCATGGCGTTGTTTATTGTTTCTCAGTTGTTGGGTGGTGTTAATTACATTACTACGGTTATTAACCTGCGCACCCGTGGCATGTCTATGTCAAAGTTGCCTTTGACTATCTGGGCATTCTTCCTGACAGCTGTGCTTGGATTGCTTGCTTTCCCTGTATTGTTTTCAGCTGCACTACTCCTGATTTTTGACCGCAGCTTCGGGACAAGTTTCTTCTTGTCGGACATATATATTGCTGGCCAAGCTCTGAATCATACTGGCGGTAGCCCAATCCTGTTCCAGCACTTGTTCTGGTTCTTGGGTCACCCTGAGGTTTATATTGTGATCATGCCGGCAATGGGTATGGTATCCGAGATATTAGCCACTAATGCTCGCAAACCAATCTTTGGCTATCGTGCTATGATTGGCTCTTTGATTGGCATCTCTTTGTTGTCTTTCGTGGTATGGGCTCACCATATGTTTGTGACGGGCATGAATCCTTTCTTAGGATCGGTATTTATGTTCTTAACGCTCATCATTGCTGTCCCTTCCGCAGTTAAGACTTTCAACTGGATTGCAACGTTGTGGAGAGGCAATATTCGCTTTACCACAGCCATGATGTTCTCAATTGGCTTTGTATCTCTATTTATATCTGGTGGCTTGACCGGTATTATTCTCGGTAATGCAGCATTGGATATCCAGATGCACAATACATACTTTGTGGTAGCTCACTTCCACTTAGTGATGGGCAGCTCCGCATTCTTCGGCCTTTTCGCTGGTGTTTACCACTGGTTTCCGAAGATGTTTGGTCGCATGATGGATGAGAAGCTAGGTTATGTACATTTCTGGCTTACTTTCTTAGGGGTTTATCTGGTGTTCTTGCCAATGCACTACGTTGGTATTGCTGGATTCCCACGACGCTACTACGCTTGGACAAACTTTGATGCCTTCAGCCAGTTCGCTGATCTGAACAAGTTTATTTCAATCTCTGCGATTCTAGCATTCTTTGGTCAGTTCGTATTCATCTTCAACTTCTTCTATAGCATCTTCCGCGGTCGTCGTGCTACCCAAAACCCATGGCGTTCCTCGACTTTGGAATGGACTACTCCCGTTGTACCTGGGCACGGTAACTGGCCTGGTGCTATTCCTTCAGTATACCGCTGGCCTTACGATTACAGTAAGCCTGGTGCCGCAGAAGATTTTATTCCGCAAAACGTACCATACTCGCAAACGCAGTCATCGAATTTGCCTTACGAGCGTGATATGGAATAG
- a CDS encoding COX15/CtaA family protein, translating into MEKPSFVKRFRFIAIATVIAVYVLILVGGVVRSTGSGMGCPDWPKCFGAWVPPTQISQLPANYKEVYTAKRVEKNKKLAATLERLGFRQVAGDIFSHPNQYIETDFNPIKTWIEYVNRLVGALIGVLVFLTVLFALPYWRIDRKVFWLSFWSFLLTGVQGWLGSLVVSTNLLPIMVTIHMGLALLIVAMLIYAVSRSQREYVQDSPGAVTAGLMPWLWLVTLLTFIQIVLGTQVREQVDIVSFTNNYVNREHWIEELGSIFRFHRTLSALLLFVNVYVAYRLYLQPSKKLHQYATTGLALLGLELVAGVTLAAFSLPPLVQPVHLTVATLIFGIQFLTIITYRQQVKSDAKKTYPTVVA; encoded by the coding sequence ATGGAAAAACCTTCATTCGTAAAACGCTTTCGTTTTATTGCAATTGCCACAGTAATAGCAGTTTATGTATTAATACTTGTTGGTGGTGTAGTAAGAAGTACTGGTTCAGGAATGGGATGTCCCGACTGGCCAAAGTGCTTCGGGGCGTGGGTGCCGCCTACTCAAATCAGCCAGTTGCCGGCTAATTACAAAGAAGTATATACTGCTAAGCGGGTAGAGAAGAACAAAAAGCTTGCTGCTACCTTGGAGAGGTTAGGCTTCAGGCAGGTAGCAGGTGATATCTTTTCTCACCCCAACCAATACATCGAAACCGATTTCAACCCAATTAAAACCTGGATCGAATATGTTAATCGGCTAGTAGGAGCGCTAATTGGTGTACTAGTGTTTCTAACTGTCCTTTTTGCATTGCCGTATTGGCGAATCGACAGAAAAGTATTCTGGCTTTCATTTTGGTCCTTCCTATTAACTGGTGTCCAAGGCTGGTTGGGTTCATTAGTGGTTTCGACCAATTTGCTGCCTATAATGGTCACCATACATATGGGTTTGGCATTGCTTATTGTTGCTATGCTAATTTATGCTGTCAGCAGGTCGCAGCGAGAATATGTGCAGGACAGCCCTGGTGCAGTAACTGCTGGTCTGATGCCTTGGCTATGGCTAGTTACACTGCTAACCTTTATTCAAATTGTACTCGGAACTCAGGTGCGGGAACAAGTTGATATAGTGTCATTTACGAACAACTATGTCAACCGCGAGCACTGGATTGAGGAGTTAGGCAGTATTTTTCGATTCCACCGTACTTTATCTGCTTTACTGTTGTTTGTCAATGTATATGTTGCTTACAGGCTCTACTTACAGCCTTCAAAAAAGCTGCATCAATACGCAACCACAGGATTAGCTCTGCTTGGATTAGAGCTCGTTGCAGGTGTGACGCTGGCCGCCTTTTCGTTGCCGCCCTTAGTGCAACCTGTTCATCTCACCGTCGCGACGTTGATATTCGGCATCCAGTTTTTAACGATCATCACTTATCGCCAGCAGGTGAAATCGGATGCAAAGAAGACTTATCCGACCGTTGTTGCGTAA
- the cyoE gene encoding heme o synthase, whose protein sequence is MTKAKAYFQLLKFRLSLTVSFSSAIGYLLGAHELNWGRALLVLLGGLAVTGSANTINQIHEIDLDKLMKRTAKRPLPMGVLSTTEAWVYAVLLGAFGLLLLGYFFNPLTAALSLLSLILYGFIYTPLKTISPICVAVGAIPGGMPPLIGWVAATGVLGVEAWILFGIQFMWQFPHFWAIAWVLDEDYKKAGFKMLPTPGGRDLRTAFQIMTYTLLLIPLSLLPLQFGMTGKTSALIAVVCGVLFLMQTFYLMRTCTKKAAMRIMFGSFLYLPIVQIALVFDKL, encoded by the coding sequence ATGACTAAAGCGAAGGCTTATTTTCAGTTGCTGAAATTCCGGTTGTCCCTGACTGTCTCTTTTTCGAGTGCAATCGGGTACTTACTAGGAGCACACGAGTTGAATTGGGGCCGGGCCTTATTGGTGTTGTTGGGTGGCCTCGCCGTTACCGGCTCTGCCAACACTATCAACCAGATTCATGAGATCGATCTCGACAAGCTCATGAAGCGCACGGCCAAACGTCCGTTGCCGATGGGAGTTCTTAGTACAACCGAGGCTTGGGTGTATGCCGTTTTGTTGGGCGCGTTTGGTTTACTGCTGCTAGGGTACTTTTTTAACCCTCTGACGGCTGCTTTATCGCTGTTATCGTTAATTCTTTACGGGTTCATTTACACCCCCTTAAAGACCATTTCTCCTATCTGCGTTGCAGTAGGAGCCATCCCAGGCGGGATGCCTCCCTTGATTGGATGGGTGGCCGCAACAGGAGTGCTGGGAGTAGAGGCCTGGATTCTTTTCGGGATTCAGTTTATGTGGCAATTCCCGCACTTTTGGGCTATCGCGTGGGTTTTAGATGAGGATTATAAGAAGGCTGGCTTCAAAATGCTGCCTACACCTGGCGGGCGCGATTTGCGTACTGCATTCCAGATCATGACGTACACATTGCTGCTAATCCCGCTGAGTTTGTTGCCTTTGCAGTTTGGGATGACTGGCAAAACTTCGGCATTGATTGCGGTGGTCTGTGGCGTGTTGTTTTTGATGCAGACTTTCTATTTGATGCGTACCTGCACTAAAAAAGCTGCCATGCGCATCATGTTTGGCTCATTCCTGTACCTGCCGATCGTTCAGATCGCGCTGGTGTTTGATAAACTGTAA
- a CDS encoding cytochrome c oxidase subunit 3 translates to MNTPDILKDKEPAIATHPARLLLFLLMISIFMIFAAYTSAYIVRREEGNWLEFALPNTLLLNTVVIILSSVAMQWGYLAARRDNIKQVQLGVGLALLLGIVFLYGQWHVWGQLVENKIFFGGVDANPSGSFVYVLTGVHAFHLITGLIFLWIVLRKSLRFEVHSRQMLSIGNATIYWHYLSALWLYLYLFLLLNN, encoded by the coding sequence ATGAATACCCCTGACATTTTGAAAGATAAAGAACCAGCCATTGCCACGCATCCCGCGCGGCTGCTGCTGTTCTTGCTGATGATCAGCATCTTCATGATTTTTGCTGCCTACACCAGCGCCTATATTGTGCGACGGGAAGAAGGAAACTGGCTAGAGTTTGCTCTGCCCAATACCCTGCTACTCAATACTGTCGTAATTATCCTGAGTTCTGTTGCGATGCAATGGGGCTACTTGGCCGCACGTCGTGATAACATCAAGCAAGTTCAGCTAGGAGTAGGGCTGGCCTTGCTACTGGGTATTGTGTTCCTATACGGGCAGTGGCACGTGTGGGGGCAATTGGTAGAAAACAAGATTTTTTTTGGTGGTGTCGATGCTAATCCTTCGGGCTCCTTCGTATACGTGCTGACGGGCGTACACGCCTTTCACCTTATTACCGGCCTGATTTTCTTGTGGATTGTGTTGCGGAAGAGCTTGCGCTTTGAAGTGCATTCCCGGCAAATGCTTTCCATTGGCAACGCTACCATTTACTGGCACTACCTCAGCGCGCTTTGGTTGTACCTGTATTTGTTCCTACTTTTGAACAACTAG
- a CDS encoding cytochrome c oxidase subunit 3 — MSTTSTTQTVHSTATLEKPRTGTWDGGNEPFKASYGKLMMWFFLLSDAFTFAAFLTTYGLIRHRHMAFTGEEEAFKFSSAYWPIPDKVFNAFPGFHGVNLPLAFVALMTMILIFSSVTMVLAVEAGHRMDKRDVQKWLLWTILFGATFLSSQAWEWSHFIGGTEEGTRMADGTVFHGANLAMNQYGPVLFADLFFFITGFHGTHVFSGVCLLVWAFIATTNGTFEKRGHYEMIEKIGLYWHFVDLVWVFVFTFFYLV; from the coding sequence ATGTCCACCACTTCCACGACACAGACTGTCCACTCGACCGCTACGCTTGAAAAGCCGCGCACCGGCACATGGGACGGGGGAAACGAACCGTTCAAAGCAAGCTACGGCAAGCTCATGATGTGGTTCTTTCTGCTGTCGGATGCTTTCACGTTCGCAGCATTCCTAACCACTTATGGCCTTATCCGTCACCGCCACATGGCGTTTACAGGTGAGGAAGAAGCATTCAAGTTTTCCAGCGCTTACTGGCCCATTCCGGATAAGGTATTTAATGCTTTTCCTGGGTTCCACGGTGTAAACCTGCCGCTAGCCTTCGTGGCCTTGATGACGATGATCCTCATCTTCAGCTCCGTAACCATGGTACTAGCCGTGGAAGCAGGACACCGCATGGACAAGCGCGATGTGCAGAAATGGTTACTGTGGACCATTCTTTTTGGTGCCACTTTCTTGAGCTCGCAAGCATGGGAGTGGTCGCACTTTATCGGCGGGACAGAAGAAGGTACTCGCATGGCTGATGGTACTGTCTTCCATGGCGCTAACCTGGCCATGAACCAATACGGCCCCGTACTCTTTGCCGACCTTTTCTTCTTTATTACAGGTTTCCATGGTACCCACGTTTTCAGCGGGGTGTGCTTGTTGGTTTGGGCTTTCATCGCCACCACCAATGGTACCTTCGAAAAACGTGGCCACTACGAAATGATAGAGAAGATCGGCCTTTACTGGCACTTTGTAGATCTGGTTTGGGTATTCGTGTTCACTTTCTTTTACCTCGTTTAA
- a CDS encoding cytochrome C oxidase subunit IV family protein gives MAQHASNQPTQVGEIPKPVTAWIWKTFFVLVGITALEFVFVFTMHASTLRNSIFIILTIFKAFFIVGEFMHLKHETKGLIWTILIPMALLIWLLVALITEGSYLGEVIHNAFQ, from the coding sequence ATGGCTCAGCACGCATCTAATCAGCCCACGCAGGTAGGGGAAATTCCAAAACCAGTAACAGCTTGGATCTGGAAAACCTTCTTCGTATTGGTCGGTATCACTGCATTGGAGTTCGTTTTCGTGTTCACGATGCACGCAAGCACCCTCCGCAATAGCATTTTCATCATCCTTACAATTTTTAAAGCCTTCTTCATCGTTGGAGAATTCATGCACTTAAAGCATGAAACCAAAGGGCTTATCTGGACGATTTTGATTCCGATGGCCCTGTTGATCTGGCTACTTGTTGCCCTGATTACGGAAGGCTCTTACCTCGGTGAGGTAATTCATAACGCATTTCAATAA
- a CDS encoding SCO family protein, producing MGLILLVPVLAFLFLKSFGSNSFALRTYLPDRVDSTQIGEKWKRDTVFHQVADFILQSQSGRTTTQKDLNGSLYVASFFYTTCAGACPQMNNQLARVQEKFRHEPRVKLVSYTVDPVHDSAAVLERYSEQYGAIAGKWYFLTGNKSAIYQLATREFRLPPPTGEAPGLVHSQQLFLVDRDKHVRGIYDGTDTREIERLITEISILLYTYDHNKSGT from the coding sequence TTGGGCCTCATCCTTTTGGTGCCAGTCTTAGCCTTTCTGTTTCTGAAGAGCTTTGGTTCCAACAGTTTCGCGCTTCGCACTTACCTGCCCGATCGTGTTGATTCAACGCAGATAGGGGAGAAGTGGAAGCGCGATACTGTTTTTCATCAGGTAGCTGACTTTATCCTGCAATCGCAATCGGGCCGCACGACTACGCAGAAAGACTTGAACGGCAGCCTGTACGTCGCAAGCTTTTTCTACACAACCTGCGCAGGCGCCTGCCCCCAGATGAACAACCAGTTGGCTCGGGTTCAGGAAAAGTTTCGGCACGAACCACGTGTAAAGTTGGTTTCGTACACCGTTGATCCGGTACATGATTCTGCTGCTGTGCTGGAGCGCTATTCAGAGCAGTACGGCGCTATTGCCGGTAAGTGGTATTTTCTTACTGGCAACAAATCAGCGATCTACCAGTTAGCTACGCGAGAGTTTCGCTTGCCGCCTCCCACGGGAGAAGCGCCTGGGCTGGTGCACAGTCAGCAATTATTCCTCGTAGACCGCGACAAACATGTCCGAGGAATCTATGATGGTACTGACACACGGGAGATCGAGCGGCTCATCACCGAAATCAGCATCCTGCTTTATACCTATGACCACAACAAATCCGGTACTTGA
- a CDS encoding DUF420 domain-containing protein, giving the protein MTTTNPVLDPGKQTKYKVIMGALAAVIPLAVAVLYFWPGSFRIPGAEVKMLPAVNAVLNSLTAVFLLLGYYFIRRKEVAKHRAMMGVAFILGSIFLVSYVAYHSQGIVTKFGGEGFIRTVYYFILITHILLAAVTVGLVLFTLYFALTQQFAKHRRIARWTFPVWLYVSVTGVVVYLMIAPYYV; this is encoded by the coding sequence ATGACCACAACAAATCCGGTACTTGATCCGGGCAAGCAGACGAAGTACAAAGTCATCATGGGGGCGCTGGCGGCCGTAATACCGCTTGCAGTAGCTGTCTTGTATTTTTGGCCAGGATCATTTCGAATTCCGGGCGCTGAAGTTAAAATGCTGCCGGCTGTCAATGCCGTCTTAAATTCGCTGACTGCAGTTTTCCTCCTGTTAGGATATTATTTCATCCGCCGCAAAGAGGTCGCTAAGCACCGTGCGATGATGGGGGTTGCCTTCATCTTGGGATCAATTTTTCTGGTTTCCTATGTGGCGTACCACTCCCAAGGCATTGTCACCAAATTCGGTGGGGAAGGCTTCATCAGAACAGTTTATTACTTCATCCTGATTACGCACATTTTGCTTGCTGCTGTCACGGTTGGCTTAGTGTTGTTTACTTTGTATTTTGCTCTAACACAGCAGTTTGCAAAGCACCGCAGGATTGCCCGCTGGACTTTCCCCGTGTGGCTGTATGTATCGGTGACGGGCGTGGTAGTTTACCTGATGATTGCGCCTTACTACGTGTAA
- a CDS encoding DUF983 domain-containing protein: MFRYSVWNLAKFDDMYETCSVCGQHYEPEVGFYWGAMYVSYGFSVGIVVLTGIGLYFLAGDPPVWVYVTTVAAVVLLLTPMMFRYARAVMLYLFGGIDYDLSLAREPSLEA, encoded by the coding sequence TTGTTTCGGTACTCGGTCTGGAACCTTGCCAAGTTCGACGACATGTACGAGACGTGCAGCGTATGCGGCCAGCACTACGAGCCGGAAGTAGGCTTCTATTGGGGCGCGATGTACGTGAGCTATGGCTTCTCAGTAGGCATCGTTGTATTAACGGGCATCGGACTCTATTTCCTGGCAGGCGATCCCCCGGTTTGGGTGTACGTGACCACGGTAGCGGCAGTCGTACTGTTGCTGACCCCAATGATGTTTCGCTATGCCCGCGCAGTGATGCTTTACTTGTTTGGAGGCATCGATTATGATCTATCCCTAGCCAGAGAGCCTTCCTTGGAAGCGTAA